From Malaya genurostris strain Urasoe2022 chromosome 2, Malgen_1.1, whole genome shotgun sequence:
GATGGTTCGTCTTCTGAGCAGAACTTTCTACAGGTGTCCGATGGAAACGAAAGCGATTCGTCGGATTTTGAACCGGAACTTTTGCAATCTTGCCCTCCCAAATGTTGGTGCCCCGGAAACTGTCATGCCTTCGATTGTGACGATCCGGACGATGTGGTGATGATGGAAGCGAACATTCTGGTTAAGGTTCCCATTCGGAGGAAGTGTTTCGATCGTTTGATAGAAATAGTACAGATCTACCAAAATAGTTTGAAATAATCGAATTTAATAAAGGTTCATTGACTGCGTACCGTATTCCCACGGACTTTTTATTTAGATTTGACCTCGCAGCTATAGTCCACAAACCTGCAGTGAAAGAATTCTTGTTTGATTACTATGCTATCTGTAATAATAGGAGAAATCACCAGGCTTTTTATTTGAACAGAGGCAGAAAGAATCCATTCTTTCTTTAGTAATGAATATCTAGAATATTCATTAGACTCAGGTCCATACCcatgatttcgtttcgggaggataATGGTCTGCTTCGAATCGCTCAAAACTTATTTAAaataacgaatgtaacgcttcgtaacacctaaaacttactaacttagtaacgcatgtaacatatCGTAACAGTTGTAGCTTACAAACGTGTAATACTTATAGCTTACAAACGTGTAACgcttgtaacacttcgtaacgtctataactctgtaaaagtaacgcatgtagctCTTACAGCTCACAAATaagtaacgcctcgtaacgccCAAAACTTAAGagcaacgcatgtaacactccgtaacgccaataacttactaaaaagtgacgcatgtaacacttcgtaacgcctataacatacaaaaaagtaacgcatgtaacgcatcgtaatgcctataacttccTTACAAGCAACACACCGTAACTTGTTTACCGCAAGCATCTAACCCCCCTTATAACGATTTTTAACTTTcctaatttccacaaaataactcaaCGCTTTCTAGCTTATTTAACTTAACGTAACGGTTCCCATGTCATGAAaatatcgagtgaaacgcttcgtcaaatgaaacatttttccatattggAGACGGTTATAGCgttatgggtaagtcgatgctggCAACTAACCAGAGCACAGTTGGTTAGTTCATATTTCTcggatgatttttcaaaaggccgtaagaccaaatacaaataataatacccctaagtcccatacaaacgaaccgctgATGTTTgattcacagcctgaacaagtaagccttgcaaattactccctttcattgcgatagtttgaaaatgtggaaggagatcgtttctggcaacgctttatgctagttgctacggtgcaaaacaaacttgtttgtttatgtttatcgttgctgtattaaactgcatcaatcagtctaaatatcaccggcacaaaagatgaaaaatgaacacaaacacccacgaatatacaaatatcaatacagctagtagtatattcatggtggcttaaccattctagattattgtttaacttacatttcgcttgtgatcttgattatcagataaaaactgtttgtttatttatttttcagtataataaacagtaactatggtgatgccccgtttacacttctgctggctgccagcatgctggtgtcagtgtactgccctcttaggaaaaaacgttcaactgtggtccaatgatccaaagtattagaccaacgaaggaccaccgttgaacggttttttcctaagagggcagtacactgacaccagcatgctggcagccagcagaagtgtaaacggggcatgaacttgttcttacccttcagtgttgctagttttatagaaaactcgttaaagtacattgtcactctgacagtgtatcatgacagtataccgcacgatgcaaaatgtgtccttgaaaatttgtcgaagtattccgtattataatttgtatttggtaagaCCAAGTGATAGTTTACATTCTCTTTTATTAATTACCAAACGATTTTCACAtccatcactcaactctttgtatAAAATGATACTCGAAaccttcgactttcaaacagaattgtaAAATCTAAGAAAAACTTCACAATCAagccacaataatcgaaagagaaaatgGACAAAAAGGAACTGTCAATTGCATAAGCAattaaaaatcaaccgagatctgcgtgttacacagataaaaatatttacaactatttccatgcacatatttgaagaaggaaattgaatataaatttactCCTCAAAtctttacttttcaatatactttaaaagcaaaactaagcgtcaattaaaatatattgccaaattcattaaaaaaaaacaaggtattctaatttatattttacatcgatgataattttcaataaaattttttattcatttgatgTCTATTGCAACGTACCATTGAATTGCATGTCgtggttatttcattatttttttctgtgtacataGTCAGAG
This genomic window contains:
- the LOC131432463 gene encoding uncharacterized protein LOC131432463; translated protein: MSEFYHERSDNGSTDGSRDLELVIDIFDDGRIELVSNEDRDESEITSKSEPPLEQIYASDDGSSSEQNFLQVSDGNESDSSDFEPELLQSCPPKCWCPGNCHAFDCDDPDDVVMMEANILVKVPIRRKCFDRLIEIVQIYQNSLK